From Dermacentor albipictus isolate Rhodes 1998 colony chromosome 8, USDA_Dalb.pri_finalv2, whole genome shotgun sequence:
TAGGTGCAGTCAGGTACCTGTACCTGGTTCCTTGTCTGCAGTGGTTCCTCCCCTTTGCCATGCACAATGGTATTTCGACTGTACACACACACAGCTCTCACTTTGATTGCACCTGTGCCGCCTCACAGAGCATTGCCATGGGATGGCATGTTCCCACTAGAAGTGGCGACACCTGTGCAACTGCAGAGCAGCATGCATTTCTTGAGTCTGCTTGtcaagcacattaaaaaaataaaaaggcaagCTACAAAGCTAACATTTTAAGAAAGGTTTTCCAAAATTTAAAGATTGCTCAGTCGCACACAAGGCCCCTTTTTGCCATGAGCAAGTCAAATCTCCTGTTCGATCGCACTTTGCCTAGGATAGTGCGTGCCTGGCTCTGCCGTGCAGCCGTGCGCTGGCTTGGGTCAATCCGCGCACGCACCGGCTCCCTCAACGGCACAGTTTTTGCTTTGCACACGGTCAGCCTGGGAATCCGCGATGCAGCTTTGGGTGTCTGCAGCGCACCAGCAGCACTGGCCTTAACGGCGAGGCGGGGTATGTGTGATGCCGATTTGGGTGTCTGAAGCGAACGACCAGCAGCACtggtgctcaataagatgttgcGGCGGGCAGTGCAGTCTACCACGGACTTCATTTTGGCAAACTCTGCTGCATGAAGCTTGGTGAAGTTTGGAGTCTTCCTCACTTTGGATGCCAACTTTGGCACGGGAGTTTTTGCAGCCGCAGCACACTTCGGCGGCACAACGGCTTCGACACTCGACTCTGCAGCAGCTGTGTCTGGGGCAAAAGTCACAGTACTGTTTTCTGCAAAGACCAAGGTAATGCGAAATGAAGTGTCAAGACAAACACTCAGGCATGGCAAGGCAAGCACAGAATACTATAGTTCTAATCGAAAGAGAAAGTTGTAGTGTTATGCCACTGTTAGTTGGATGACAAGGTTAACCTGTATGGGTTTTTCAAGAAGAAAGGTTCACAGTCAAAGAAATGTTCGCCCAGGTCCAAGGATCAAACTTTGCACCAACACCTTTCCACTCTTCCATTTGAattaaccaggaggctagcagattgcAAAGGAAGGCCGAATTCAACTACTCATTGCAGAGAGACACTGAATATTGCAAATTCTGCAGAAATCCACGAGGTGAATGAAGTTCTCCAGGACCAGGGTTAATTTTCCTTAACTATAAAGCTTTCTTTCCAAGGAGCCGATATGCACCTTTATAACTTATACAGTTAGACAACCGTTTCATGAAACTTCCTCCCCCTTGTGCATCTTGCACAGAGTTGACCTGCTAGTTTAATGATGGTGTCTTGACTCCTGCTTTCACAGTTCAGGTGCACACACATACTTTAATGAAATGCACTCTCCTATGCGCTTCTTTGAATTGCATCTGGTGCTAGTTTTCCAACCTATTTAATAGAACCGTCATATCCCCAGATTACAGTTGAAAATAACGCATCACTGCAAAAACGTTAAAATTTGAATCGAGCCATGAGGTTTAATGTCCCAAGGCAGCATGCAGGCCTAGAGGGATACAGTAGTGGAGTTTTTTGGATTAATTCAGGTTCCCTGGAGTTTGTTAGCACGcatctaaatctaggtacacaAGCACTTcggcatttcacccccatcataATGTGGCCCCTGTCATCGGGAAGGAATGCATGACCTCATGCTCAAAAGAAAGACTCCATACCTCATAAGCCACCATCATGTGGACAATGCTAAACGTCTAAGATGAGAACAAAACCAGAATTTGCCAAGACAAGCCATATAGTTGTGTGCAGCAATTCTTAGTGATTTCATGTGGGGTATAATGTTGCGGGGTGAAATCACTCGCATGCAGCGCACAAATAGTGCTCAAGGAGAAAGGGAAAAATATATACTATAACATTGTGGCATCAAGTTCCACAAGATTGATCCACCCTCAGCTTTGCGAGTTAGTAGAAATCCCAGGTTGACAGAGACACTCTTACGTACGCAGTCAGGTCCCGTCCATGAAAGGAATACGCATCAGTTGGTGGCAGGCTGAGTTTACAGGCTACAAAAGACACAGGCGAGAGCCACATGTTTGCAAGCGGGCAAACCCTCAGCCCTCAGTCCCTGTCCAGTGGCCCAGATGTTGGGAGTGGCGAAGGATTCTCATAACTGTATTCGGGGTGGGGTTGCTTCCCGTTTTTGCTGCAGTGGTGCATcagtatggggttttacatgccaaaaaacacaatctgattatgaggcatgccacattTAAGGACTtggaattaattttgaccgcctggggttctttaacatacacccagtgcacagtacacgggcgttttttgcatttcacctgcgtcgaaatgcagctgccgtggccaggTTTCAATCCTGTGCCCTCAAGCTTAGTAGCGCATAAccatagccactatgccaccacagcAGGTATGCATAATAGTTATGTTCTTGCCACACACACAACACAGCTTTGAATAGAGTACTGAAAATTAGGCTGGTTGGCAAATGGTATTACTAAATAGAGTAACAGCGTATGGGGATGGATGAACTGGTTGAATCAGCACATTGTTTCTTCGTTCGATTTGTCCTGCCCTATGTGTTACTGTACTTCAAATCAGAGTACAACTTTTAGCAATGCCGGCCACAATGGGCTCTCACAGATGCAGGGCACATTAATACTACAAACATCTGAGTGTGGCATTCGACATGTGCAATATGTTACTGCACAATTATGACACGTACTTCATCAGTCTGTAGTTTTTACATGAAAAGGAAGGGTGGCCAGCCCTTAAAGTAAGTTTCAGGTTTACAGCACTCCGACAAAGAACAATCCATGGCTTCGTCATCACCACTTTGAAGCTTTCAACAGATATGAAAGCAATAAATTATATTCACATAAACCGCAAGTGTTGCCACAGCAGAATACCTCAATGAAGCAACTTCACAGCTTCAGTGCACAGCAGCTAGCTAGGAGTCCAGTAGCATTCCGCAACCAACGATAATGTATTTAGGAAATTTTTAAACACCAAAGAGACGGTGCAAAGATGGATGTGTGGAGCGACAATAAAAATTCAATTCAGTCAAAGCCACTGCAACAGAGGTTCAAGAAAGAATACAAAAATGGTATGACCACATTCTAGGGTCTTGTCGACAAGCAGGTGACTAAGAAGCGACTGGGGTGCAACGGTGGAAAGAATGCCAGTCAAGAAAGGGAAAAGTAATATCAATAAATATGGCAACACCAAAAGCTAACTTAACCACGTTGCCGTTTTTACACTTTGCCCTCATCAGTAAAACGCCCCCGCGGACCAACAGTCAATTGGTCAGCATATAAGTGTCGGTAAACGCAGAAAGCTAGTCGACATAGCGGAAAGCCGTAAAACGCGTGGGGCCAGGCGCTCGACAGGTCGACGTTGATAAtgtacacccttgcaatttttAACAATAACGCGCGAGTGTCGACCGCAAGGCGTGTCAACGGCTTTGTAGCGCAAGGGTTGCACGATTGCTAACTTCATGCGCGGTCGTGCAAGACGAATTCTAGTTCGAATGTATTCTGCAGCGCTGTTCGGATTTAGGGTATCACCTCACCGCTACAGGGCTACAGACATGCCGCGCGGTCGACACTCGCGCGTTATTGTTAAAAAATTGGAAGGGTGTACCTCACACTAACGACCCTGCTGATTCAATGCGAATTCAATCTCATGCGATGTCTATGCAAAACGTAAatgtgcacaaaaagaaaagaaagaaacgcacctTTGCCCTTGGCCAGCCCACAGGCAACGGACTGTCGGATGAATTTGACAACTTTGGCCTTCTTCGGATTGCCCTTGTAGGTGTACCCCAGCTCCCGGGCCAATGCTAGGAGCTCGGCGTATTTCTGAGACTCGAGGTCCTCGATGTCGGGTTGGTTTAAGCCTTCCATGAGCGAAAGAGCGGCCATAAAGTTGCAAAGTGCGCCGAAATTCAAAAGTTCGAACAGCGCTGTCACGTGATCTAAAGGTCACGTGACTAAGGTCACGTGACGGTTTTATTTTTTCTGCGCGCTAGAAGTGTGGagaaaatgacgtagtaggttctgcttttttttgctgattttttatttctttgctgtagcggccacgcctttcgggccacaatggcggttttgttattgttctgtacgctcacacgtgttgctccgtaggtttcgtaccatggcaaaggcgccgtgcgggcaggtt
This genomic window contains:
- the LOC139049190 gene encoding uncharacterized protein — translated: MAALSLMEGLNQPDIEDLESQKYAELLALARELGYTYKGNPKKAKVVKFIRQSVACGLAKGKENSTVTFAPDTAAAESSVEAVVPPKCAAAAKTPVPKLASKVRKTPNFTKLHAAEFAKMKSVVDCTARRNILLSTSAAGRSLQTPKSASHIPRLAVKASAAGALQTPKAASRIPRLTVCKAKTVPLREPVRARIDPSQRTAARQSQARTILGKVRSNRRFDLLMAKRGLVCD